A window of Campylobacter cuniculorum DSM 23162 = LMG 24588 contains these coding sequences:
- a CDS encoding ankyrin repeat domain-containing protein, translating to MSCDYIKTHQASFFKNNSHLNQDLFEIVSTCEDSLKNQKFTQKLYELSNEIRGNNNICSGISYLPKLFQFNYLLLEISLDPINYQKSLDSPKNLEKKYNALRAYFRYWAYQSIGNFRLYRAFWQEYNEAIEPLKYYFQTHFNFDEGSNIYYTSNALNEFLNWAVGETKIFRDISPLSQFVANKNYTSARLQDYIYANNPPKAELTLALRSALLNQRGPEILKLLLKFGAQIDEGYESAIFYALENYENTKFLIENGANVNQANAFGKTPLFYAIEFGNKDIIKLLIENGANVNQKYINNNEKLALSANIGKDIPYFITFCSLEHTSKNVLMQAAAYGDTQILKLLISKGAHLFEVDDLGFNALDFALATHKTENAKYLESLGLKANENLFYEGSLE from the coding sequence ATGAGTTGCGATTATATCAAGACTCATCAAGCAAGTTTTTTTAAAAATAATTCTCATTTAAATCAAGATTTGTTTGAAATTGTTTCAACTTGTGAGGATTCTTTAAAAAATCAAAAATTCACACAAAAACTTTACGAACTTTCTAATGAAATTCGCGGAAACAATAATATATGCTCGGGGATTTCTTATTTGCCAAAATTATTTCAGTTTAATTATTTGCTTTTAGAAATTAGCTTAGACCCAATCAATTATCAAAAAAGCCTTGATAGTCCTAAAAATTTAGAAAAAAAATACAATGCTCTTAGGGCGTATTTTAGGTATTGGGCTTATCAAAGTATAGGAAATTTTAGGCTTTATCGGGCTTTTTGGCAAGAATACAATGAAGCGATTGAGCCTTTGAAATATTATTTTCAAACTCATTTTAATTTTGATGAAGGGAGTAATATTTATTACACTTCAAACGCTTTAAATGAATTTTTAAATTGGGCTGTAGGTGAAACCAAAATTTTTAGGGATATTTCTCCTCTTTCTCAATTTGTAGCAAATAAAAATTATACAAGTGCTCGTTTGCAAGATTATATCTATGCAAACAATCCTCCAAAAGCTGAACTCACTCTCGCTTTAAGATCAGCTTTGCTCAACCAAAGAGGTCCGGAAATTTTAAAACTTCTTTTGAAATTTGGAGCTCAAATTGATGAGGGCTATGAAAGTGCAATTTTTTATGCTTTAGAAAATTATGAAAATACAAAATTTCTCATCGAAAATGGAGCGAATGTCAATCAAGCTAATGCCTTTGGCAAAACTCCGCTTTTTTATGCCATAGAATTTGGAAATAAAGACATTATCAAGCTTCTCATCGAAAATGGAGCGAATGTCAATCAAAAATACATTAATAACAATGAAAAATTAGCCCTAAGTGCAAATATAGGAAAAGATATTCCCTATTTCATAACTTTTTGTAGCTTAGAACATACTTCTAAAAATGTTTTAATGCAAGCTGCAGCCTATGGAGACACTCAAATTTTAAAACTTTTAATCAGTAAAGGGGCTCATCTTTTTGAAGTTGATGATTTAGGATTTAATGCTTTAGATTTTGCTTTAGCCACTCACAAAACAGAAAATGCAAAATACTTAGAAAGTTTAGGTTTAAAAGCAAATGAAAATTTATTTTATGAAGGAAGTTTAGAATGA
- a CDS encoding SDR family NAD(P)-dependent oxidoreductase, with protein MKSALVTGASSGFGRACVKALIEEGFRVVALARRKERLETLKSEFKEKIHTLNLDVRNQEEVFEAIENLPREFKDLEILLNNAGLALEQKEFDNLSLDDINTMVDTNIKGFLYIARAVIPLLRKQKSAYIFNIGSVAARNPYFGGNVYCGTKAFVGQFSLALRNDLRGSNIKVTNIAPGLCKTEFSEVRFKGDKQKADALYENTQFLSAEDIAKVFIALIKLPSHINVNEIELMPVTQTWNGFFIEKFNEA; from the coding sequence ATGAAAAGTGCCTTAGTAACCGGAGCAAGTTCAGGTTTTGGAAGAGCTTGTGTGAAAGCTTTGATTGAAGAAGGTTTTAGAGTTGTTGCTCTTGCAAGACGCAAAGAAAGATTAGAAACATTAAAAAGTGAATTTAAAGAAAAAATTCATACACTCAATCTTGATGTCCGCAATCAAGAAGAAGTTTTTGAAGCCATAGAAAACTTACCGCGTGAATTTAAAGACCTTGAAATTCTTCTTAATAATGCAGGTTTAGCTCTTGAACAAAAAGAATTTGATAATTTAAGTCTTGATGATATTAATACTATGGTTGATACCAATATCAAAGGATTTTTATACATCGCAAGAGCTGTTATCCCATTACTTCGCAAACAAAAAAGTGCTTATATTTTTAATATAGGCTCTGTTGCAGCAAGAAATCCTTATTTTGGTGGAAATGTATATTGTGGTACTAAAGCCTTTGTGGGGCAGTTTTCTTTAGCTTTGAGAAATGATTTAAGGGGAAGCAATATCAAAGTAACAAATATCGCTCCAGGGCTTTGTAAAACCGAATTTAGTGAGGTACGTTTTAAAGGAGATAAGCAAAAAGCTGATGCACTCTATGAAAATACTCAATTTCTTAGTGCTGAAGATATTGCAAAGGTCTTCATTGCATTAATAAAATTGCCAAGTCATATTAATGTCAATGAAATAGAATTGATGCCCGTAACTCAAACTTGGAATGGGTTTTTTATAGAAAAATTCAATGAAGCTTGA
- the trmA gene encoding tRNA (uridine(54)-C5)-methyltransferase TrmA: MKLENLFHAKSLEEKAKIAQNLFKDFYAQNFELFSSPHKHFRTRAELSFFHNDEGIFYAMFDAKNKKKYIVENLDFVNKKIYNFMPLILEKLNANSKLNQKLFGAEFLATKLDFSVTLLYHKDISCIQEDLKNLSKELNINLIARSKGKKLIFGQENLKQSLNIKDEEFFYEFSADCFIQPNTAINEKIIEWILKILKDGIKKDLLELYCGYGNFTLPLSKCFKKVLATELCKKNIEFALKNCILNEISNINFIRMSSEDLSKAFKKERKFYRLKELDLDDFNFSHILVDPPRSGLSTGVIELIKNFENIIYISCNPLSLKENLTILNQSHKITDFAFFDQFKDTPHLECGVLLKKR, encoded by the coding sequence ATGAAGCTTGAAAATCTTTTTCACGCTAAAAGTTTAGAAGAAAAAGCAAAAATTGCTCAAAATTTATTTAAGGATTTTTATGCACAGAATTTTGAGCTTTTTTCCTCACCGCATAAACATTTTAGAACAAGGGCAGAATTATCCTTTTTTCATAATGATGAAGGGATTTTTTATGCAATGTTTGATGCAAAAAATAAGAAAAAATATATTGTTGAAAATTTAGATTTTGTCAATAAAAAAATTTATAATTTTATGCCTTTAATTTTAGAAAAACTCAATGCAAATTCAAAATTAAATCAAAAGCTTTTCGGGGCGGAATTTCTAGCCACAAAACTTGATTTTAGTGTAACTTTGCTCTATCATAAAGATATAAGTTGCATTCAAGAAGATTTAAAAAATTTAAGCAAAGAGCTTAACATCAATCTCATTGCAAGAAGCAAAGGAAAAAAGCTGATTTTTGGTCAAGAAAATTTAAAACAAAGTTTAAATATAAAAGATGAGGAATTTTTTTATGAATTCAGTGCTGATTGTTTTATTCAACCCAACACGGCAATCAATGAAAAAATTATAGAATGGATTTTAAAGATTTTAAAAGATGGAATCAAAAAAGACTTGCTTGAATTGTATTGTGGCTATGGAAATTTTACCTTGCCTTTGTCAAAATGCTTTAAAAAAGTTTTAGCTACAGAACTTTGTAAGAAAAATATCGAATTTGCCCTTAAAAACTGCATTCTCAATGAAATTTCTAATATCAATTTCATAAGAATGTCAAGTGAAGATTTGAGTAAGGCTTTTAAAAAAGAAAGAAAATTTTATCGGCTGAAAGAACTTGATTTGGATGATTTTAATTTCTCTCATATTTTGGTAGATCCTCCGCGTTCAGGACTTTCAACAGGGGTTATAGAATTGATAAAAAATTTTGAAAATATCATTTATATCTCCTGCAATCCTTTAAGTCTTAAAGAAAATTTAACAATTTTAAATCAAAGTCATAAAATCACTGATTTTGCATTTTTTGACCAGTTTAAGGATACTCCCCATTTAGAATGCGGAGTCTTGCTTAAAAAGCGATAA